DNA sequence from the Stenotrophomonas sp. 24(2023) genome:
TGTTCTCGAACCACGACAGCGGGTTCTGCGTGGCCAGGTTGTTGACCGCAGTGGGGCTGCAGCGTGCATCGATCGGCCCGCCCATCATCACCAGCGAGCGCGGGGTGGGTTCGCCACGGCTGGCCATCAGCGAAACGGCCGCCAGCACCGGCACGGTGGGCTGGCAGACGCTGACCACGTGCAGGCGCTCCACGCCCAGGTGGCGGATGAATTCCTGGATGTAGGCTATGTAATCGTCCAGCCCGAACTCGCCTTCGCTGGCCGGTACCATGCGCGCATCGACCCAATCGGTCACATAGACGCGGTGGTCGCGCAGCAGGGTGCGCACGGTGTCGCGCAGCAGGGTGGCGTGGTGGCCGGACAACGGCGCCACCACCAGCACGAACGGCTGGTTGAGCATGGTGTGCAGCTGGTCGGCTTCGTTGCTGTGGCGCTTGAAGCGCAGCAGCTTGCAGAACGGCTTGCTCACTTCCTCGTGCACGACGATCGGCACGCGCTCGCCCTCGACATCGATTTCGTTGATGCCCCATTCGGGCTTCTCGTAATCCTTGCCGATGCGATGGAACAGCTCATTGACCGCCGCCAGCCGGTCAGCGCCGGGCATCTGCGACCACCAATGGTTCGGATTGGTGAAGAAGCGGGCGTTGGCCTGGGCCTGGTGCACCCACGGGGCGAGCAGGTTGCGGGTCAGTTCGTGCAGTTGATAGAGCATGACGACCGAATATGTATGGTCATATGTTGCCGCGCAGCATAACGCATCCCGGCGTCCCACAGGTTAAGCCGGCTGAAAATAATGAATCCGGATTCACATCCTTTCAAGGGCCGCCGCATCGCCTGCCAGGGCGGGGCCGAGCCAGCAGTGCGACCCTGCCGGCTGCAGGCCGTGGCGACCCAGCTCGCGCCGGTACCAGCGCGCCGGGCGGGGCTGGAAGCCCTCGTGGTCGCCCTCGAAGTCATCCTCGGCGGCGAAGGTTTCCAGGAACGCCACGCCCCCGGTCAGCTCGGCCAGCCCGGCCAGGCCCGCACGCAGTTCGCGGTTGGGCACGTAGTGCATCACGTCCGAGCAGACCAGCAGGTCCACCGGTGCGCAGGGGCGCAGCCAGGCGAAATCCCCGAAACCGGCCAGGTGCAGGTTGCGGGTGCGTCCGTAGCGGCGCACAGCGTACTCGCTGCTGTCAAAGCCCAGATACTCGACCTTCGGACGCAGCTTCAGCAGCGGTGCGCGCCAGGCGCCTTCGCCGCAGCCGATGTCCAGCACGCTGCGCACCGGCCGCTCGAGGTAGTACTCGGCCGTGGCCACGGCCAGGGCCACCTTGCGGGCCAGGCGCGCGGCGCCACCGATGTCGGCGCGGCGGTACCAGCGCTGGAAATAGGCGGCGTCGTAGGTCTTGTCCATGGGGCAGGGCACGCTGAAGGTGAAAACGGCGCCTATCGTACGGGGTCGCGGCGATGGGTGTGGCGATTGGTCGCGGCAGCCACCCAGGGGAGGCCTCTACTGCGACAATAGTCCCTTCCCGCCAGCCGCCGGAGCGAGCGCATGCAGAGCTATTACTGGGTGAAGACCTTCCACATCGTGTTCGTGGTCGCGTGGATGGCGACGGTGTTCTACCTGCCGCGCATCCTGGTGAACCTGGCCGAAGCCGCCGGCCAGCCGGCGGTGGTCGAGCGCCTGCAGCTGATGGGGCTGCGCCTGTACCGCTTCGGTCATTCCATGTTCGGCCTGGCGGTGCTGCTGGGCCTGGTGCTGTGGCTGGGTTACAGGGTCATCCCCGATTTCCCGACCATGGTCGCGCCCGGCGGCGCTGGCTGGCTGCACGCCA
Encoded proteins:
- a CDS encoding class I SAM-dependent methyltransferase gives rise to the protein MDKTYDAAYFQRWYRRADIGGAARLARKVALAVATAEYYLERPVRSVLDIGCGEGAWRAPLLKLRPKVEYLGFDSSEYAVRRYGRTRNLHLAGFGDFAWLRPCAPVDLLVCSDVMHYVPNRELRAGLAGLAELTGGVAFLETFAAEDDFEGDHEGFQPRPARWYRRELGRHGLQPAGSHCWLGPALAGDAAALERM
- the phaZ gene encoding polyhydroxyalkanoate depolymerase; amino-acid sequence: MLYQLHELTRNLLAPWVHQAQANARFFTNPNHWWSQMPGADRLAAVNELFHRIGKDYEKPEWGINEIDVEGERVPIVVHEEVSKPFCKLLRFKRHSNEADQLHTMLNQPFVLVVAPLSGHHATLLRDTVRTLLRDHRVYVTDWVDARMVPASEGEFGLDDYIAYIQEFIRHLGVERLHVVSVCQPTVPVLAAVSLMASRGEPTPRSLVMMGGPIDARCSPTAVNNLATQNPLSWFENNVIHTVPPGYPGAGRRVYPGFLQHAGFLSMNPSRHFSSHWDFYTDLVKGDLEDADAHRRFYDEYNAVLDMPAKYYLDTISVVFQDFLLPRGEWVVNGEKVDPSAIRDTALLSIEGELDDIAGVGQTEAAQALCTGIDATRREHFLVEGAGHYGIFSGRRWREVVYPKVRDFFAAHAEAPVAKVSKKKSNVTPLRRKAG
- a CDS encoding CopD family protein — its product is MQSYYWVKTFHIVFVVAWMATVFYLPRILVNLAEAAGQPAVVERLQLMGLRLYRFGHSMFGLAVLLGLVLWLGYRVIPDFPTMVAPGGAGWLHAKLGLVVVLLAYFIWIGRLLKGVGKGRALPSSRALRWINEIPLLAFIPIVWLVLAKPF